From the genome of Leptolyngbya iicbica LK, one region includes:
- a CDS encoding PAS domain-containing sensor histidine kinase gives MTNDDQSADLARQRSRPSPLVEQELEQLRRQHQLILNAVGEGVYGLDLDGNVTFVNPAAAAMIDWPVEELIGKSMHAVLHHSHVDGSHYQREDCPIYQAFQDGSTRRVANEVFWRKDGTSFPVEYISTPMHDEDGQLVGAVVTFRDITKRRWAEAILQRTNEELEHKVQQRTAKLREANQQLRELSEMRSRFVAMVCHEFRNPLNNIALSVSSLNRYETQLSGADKADYLLAINDNVERMTQMIDDILVIGKIEAKVLEVSPQPLELVTFCQALLAEREYQRSPAPIKFHCRSRQLMAHLDERLLRSILSNLLSNAMRYTPDDNPIRLKLAKRQDILILQVEDEGMGIPQADKRLLFEPFHRGRNVSNIPGTGLGLSIVKQFVDLQQGTLQVVSKVGQGSTFTVRLPLRLTPSVSVP, from the coding sequence ATGACAAACGACGATCAAAGCGCTGATCTGGCAAGGCAGCGATCGCGCCCTTCTCCCCTAGTTGAGCAAGAGCTGGAACAGTTACGTCGCCAGCATCAGCTCATTCTGAATGCCGTGGGCGAAGGGGTCTATGGTCTAGACCTGGACGGCAATGTGACCTTTGTCAATCCGGCGGCGGCGGCCATGATTGATTGGCCGGTGGAAGAGTTGATCGGCAAGTCTATGCACGCAGTGCTGCACCATTCCCATGTCGACGGCAGCCACTATCAGCGCGAAGATTGCCCCATTTACCAAGCCTTTCAGGATGGCAGTACGCGCCGGGTAGCCAATGAAGTGTTTTGGCGCAAAGACGGCACCAGTTTTCCGGTGGAATATATCAGTACGCCGATGCACGACGAAGACGGGCAGTTGGTCGGGGCAGTGGTCACCTTTCGGGACATTACGAAACGCCGCTGGGCCGAAGCCATCTTGCAGCGCACCAATGAAGAATTGGAGCACAAGGTGCAGCAACGGACGGCCAAGCTGCGGGAGGCCAATCAGCAATTGCGAGAACTCAGCGAAATGCGATCGCGCTTCGTCGCCATGGTGTGTCACGAATTTCGCAACCCATTGAATAACATCGCGTTGTCGGTCTCGTCCCTCAATCGCTATGAGACGCAACTTAGCGGGGCCGACAAAGCCGATTATCTGCTGGCCATCAACGACAATGTTGAGCGCATGACCCAAATGATCGATGACATTTTAGTAATCGGCAAAATTGAGGCCAAAGTGCTGGAGGTCTCGCCGCAGCCGCTAGAACTGGTGACCTTTTGTCAGGCATTACTGGCAGAGCGCGAATACCAGCGATCGCCTGCTCCCATCAAGTTTCATTGTCGCAGCCGTCAGCTGATGGCCCATCTTGACGAGCGACTGTTGCGGTCAATCCTCAGTAATTTGCTCTCGAACGCGATGCGCTACACGCCGGACGACAACCCTATCCGCTTGAAGTTAGCGAAGCGCCAAGACATCCTTATTTTGCAAGTCGAAGACGAGGGCATGGGCATCCCGCAGGCAGACAAGCGGTTACTGTTTGAGCCGTTTCATCGTGGGCGCAATGTCAGCAACATTCCAGGTACAGGGCTCGGACTCAGCATCGTTAAGCAGTTTGTCGATTTGCAGCAGGGGACTTTGCAGGTAGTGAGCAAAGTCGGCCAGGGCAGCACGTTCACCGTGCGGCTTCCCCTCCGCCTAACGCCGTCCGTGTCCGTTCCTTAA
- a CDS encoding zinc-dependent alcohol dehydrogenase family protein codes for MKACIFKTPGAPDVLTLADLPVPTLQQGTDILVKLKAAGVNPIDTKIRGRGAFVPNADFTVLGCDGAGVVEAVGDRVRQFSPGDEVFFCSGGLGGDRGNYAEYTVVSEADAVLKPSRLSFTEAAAAPLVLLTAWEALYDRARLAPRQRVLIHAGAGGVGHVAIQLAKLREAQVATTISSEDKARFVTHLGADHCIYYNRMDFVRAVMAWTDNKGVDVAFDTVGQSVLAQSFEAAKYGGDVVTLLAPADSTNWKAARDRNLRVSFELMLTPQLQNLPEARHHQAQILASCAKWLDAGKLHIHVDQTFPLSQAAAAHEWIHRGGGMGKVVITMD; via the coding sequence ATGAAAGCCTGTATCTTCAAAACTCCGGGTGCCCCTGATGTGTTGACCCTGGCCGATTTGCCAGTGCCGACGTTACAACAAGGCACGGATATTTTGGTCAAGCTGAAAGCGGCGGGGGTGAATCCGATTGATACGAAGATTCGGGGGCGGGGCGCGTTTGTCCCCAATGCTGACTTTACGGTGTTGGGCTGTGACGGGGCCGGAGTCGTGGAAGCGGTGGGCGATCGCGTCCGCCAATTTAGCCCCGGTGACGAGGTGTTCTTTTGCAGTGGCGGGTTGGGGGGTGATCGCGGCAACTATGCCGAATATACCGTGGTGTCCGAAGCCGATGCCGTCCTCAAACCCTCTCGACTCAGCTTTACTGAAGCGGCTGCCGCCCCGCTGGTACTCCTCACCGCGTGGGAAGCTCTGTACGATCGCGCCCGCCTCGCGCCCCGCCAGCGGGTACTAATCCACGCCGGGGCAGGCGGCGTCGGCCATGTCGCCATTCAACTGGCGAAACTGCGTGAGGCGCAAGTCGCCACCACCATCAGTTCCGAAGATAAGGCCCGCTTTGTCACACACCTGGGAGCCGACCACTGCATTTACTACAACCGCATGGACTTTGTGCGGGCGGTGATGGCGTGGACGGATAACAAAGGCGTGGATGTGGCCTTCGATACGGTGGGGCAATCGGTTCTGGCCCAAAGCTTTGAAGCGGCGAAATATGGCGGGGATGTGGTAACGCTGCTCGCCCCGGCTGACAGTACAAATTGGAAAGCGGCCCGCGATCGCAACCTGCGGGTCAGTTTTGAACTCATGCTAACGCCCCAACTCCAAAACCTGCCGGAAGCGCGCCATCATCAAGCCCAGATTTTGGCCAGCTGCGCCAAATGGTTAGACGCAGGCAAGTTACATATCCATGTCGACCAGACTTTTCCCCTCAGTCAAGCTGCTGCCGCCCACGAGTGGATTCATCGTGGTGGTGGTATGGGCAAAGTCGTGATCACTATGGACTGA
- the ileS gene encoding isoleucine--tRNA ligase, which translates to MTDTQSYKETVLLPKTTFDMRANSAKREPEIQAFWREHQLYEKLAQHNPGEPFVLHDGPPYANGSLHIGHALNKILKDIINKYQILRGRKVRYIPGWDCHGLPIELKVLQNMDAEARAKLTPIKLRYKARAFAEKTINEQRDSFKRYGVWGDWDAPYMTLQPAYEAAQIAVFGQMYLKGYIYRGLKSVHWSPTSQTALAEAELEYPEGHTSPSIYAAFPMVKASEAAAPTLAPYLSELGVAIWTTTPWTIPANMAVALNPELTYAVVEVGAGQPFKYLLIAKDLRDRLSQVMGTDLTLKAEIKGAALEGSTYRHPLQDHLPTDKRSETSPIVIGGDYVTTESGTGLVHTAPGHGQDDFIVGQRYGLPVLCPVDERGTMTEEAGPFAGKNVLKDANPAVIEALETAGSLLKQEDYVHKYPYDWRTKKPTIFRATEQWFASVEGFRDEALQAIKDVTWIPAQGENRITPMVSDRADWCISRQRTWGVPIPVFYDEETGEPLINEETLTYIQQLFAEKGSDAWWELPVEELLPEPYRNNGRTYVKGMDTMDVWFDSGSSWAAVAQQREGLSYPVDMYLEGSDQHRGWFQSSLLTSVAVNGHAPYRQVLTHGFTLDEQGRKMSKSIGNVIDPRVVIEGGKNQKKEPAYGADVLRLWVSSVDYSSDVPLGTTILKQMADVYRKIRNTARFLLGNLHDFDPAQDAVAYDDMPELDRYMLHRVTEVFDEVTDAFNTYQFFRFFQTVQNFCVVDLSNFYLDAAKDRLYISDANSPRRRSCQTVLAVIIENLARAIAPVLSHMAEDIWQNLPYAAPTQSVFEAGWVKLEETWRQPDLAGKWSQLRAVRQEVNKVLEQARAEKAIGSSLEAKVLLYVADQPLRDTLNAMNPSEAVAADSVHVDELRYLFLVSQVEVLATPDKLTQAKYRSEADHLGVGVVDAEGEKCDRCWNYSTSVGQSSEHPTICDRCVEALSGTF; encoded by the coding sequence GTGACTGACACCCAAAGCTACAAAGAAACCGTTCTGTTGCCGAAAACGACGTTTGACATGCGGGCTAACTCCGCCAAGCGGGAACCAGAAATTCAGGCATTTTGGCGCGAGCATCAGTTATATGAAAAGCTGGCTCAGCATAATCCGGGTGAGCCGTTTGTGCTGCATGATGGCCCGCCTTACGCGAACGGTTCGCTGCACATCGGCCATGCATTGAACAAAATCCTGAAAGACATCATCAACAAATATCAAATTCTGCGGGGGCGCAAAGTCCGCTACATCCCTGGTTGGGACTGTCACGGCCTGCCCATCGAGCTAAAGGTGTTGCAGAATATGGACGCGGAAGCACGCGCCAAACTGACCCCCATCAAGCTGCGCTACAAAGCCCGAGCCTTTGCCGAAAAAACCATCAACGAACAGCGTGACAGCTTCAAACGCTATGGCGTTTGGGGTGATTGGGATGCGCCCTACATGACCCTGCAACCGGCCTATGAAGCAGCACAAATCGCCGTCTTTGGTCAGATGTATCTGAAAGGGTACATCTATCGGGGTCTGAAATCGGTGCATTGGAGCCCCACCTCTCAAACCGCCTTGGCCGAAGCAGAGCTGGAATATCCCGAAGGGCATACGTCGCCGAGTATCTATGCAGCCTTTCCGATGGTCAAGGCCTCTGAGGCGGCGGCTCCGACCTTAGCGCCTTACCTGTCCGAACTCGGGGTGGCGATCTGGACGACGACACCATGGACGATTCCCGCCAATATGGCGGTGGCGCTCAATCCTGAATTGACCTACGCAGTGGTGGAGGTGGGGGCTGGTCAGCCCTTCAAATATTTGCTGATCGCGAAGGATTTGCGCGATCGCCTCAGCCAGGTCATGGGTACTGACTTAACGCTGAAGGCCGAGATTAAAGGCGCGGCTTTGGAAGGCAGCACCTATCGCCATCCCTTGCAAGATCATTTGCCCACAGATAAGCGCAGCGAAACGAGTCCGATTGTGATTGGCGGCGATTACGTCACCACTGAATCCGGTACGGGCTTGGTGCATACCGCTCCGGGCCATGGGCAAGACGACTTTATCGTGGGGCAGCGCTATGGCTTGCCCGTGCTGTGTCCGGTGGATGAGCGCGGCACCATGACCGAGGAAGCCGGACCGTTTGCGGGCAAGAATGTGCTCAAAGACGCCAATCCGGCAGTCATCGAAGCTCTAGAGACGGCGGGCTCCCTGCTGAAGCAAGAAGACTACGTTCACAAATATCCCTACGATTGGCGCACCAAAAAGCCCACCATCTTCCGGGCGACAGAGCAGTGGTTTGCCTCCGTAGAAGGCTTTCGTGATGAAGCGCTGCAGGCGATTAAAGATGTCACCTGGATTCCGGCCCAGGGCGAGAACCGGATCACGCCGATGGTGAGCGATCGCGCCGACTGGTGTATCTCCCGCCAGCGGACGTGGGGCGTTCCCATCCCCGTGTTTTACGACGAGGAGACGGGCGAACCCCTGATCAACGAAGAGACACTGACCTACATTCAACAGCTTTTTGCGGAAAAGGGGTCGGATGCCTGGTGGGAGCTACCCGTCGAAGAGTTGCTGCCCGAACCCTATCGCAACAACGGTCGCACCTATGTCAAAGGCATGGACACCATGGACGTGTGGTTTGACTCCGGTTCTTCTTGGGCGGCGGTGGCTCAGCAGCGCGAGGGCCTCAGCTACCCCGTCGATATGTATCTGGAAGGGTCGGATCAGCACCGAGGCTGGTTCCAATCCAGTTTGCTGACCAGTGTGGCGGTAAATGGCCACGCCCCCTATCGGCAAGTGCTGACCCACGGCTTCACGCTCGATGAGCAGGGCCGCAAGATGAGCAAGTCGATCGGTAACGTGATCGATCCGCGCGTGGTGATCGAGGGCGGTAAGAATCAGAAAAAGGAACCGGCTTACGGAGCCGACGTGCTGCGGCTGTGGGTGTCTTCGGTGGATTATTCCTCGGACGTGCCGCTGGGCACCACGATTCTGAAGCAGATGGCCGATGTGTATCGCAAGATTCGCAACACGGCGCGGTTCCTGCTGGGCAATCTGCACGACTTTGATCCCGCGCAAGACGCTGTGGCCTATGACGACATGCCGGAATTAGATCGGTATATGCTGCATCGTGTCACCGAAGTCTTTGACGAAGTGACGGATGCGTTCAACACGTATCAGTTCTTCCGCTTTTTCCAAACGGTGCAGAATTTCTGTGTGGTGGATCTGTCCAACTTTTATCTGGATGCGGCGAAAGATCGGCTGTACATCAGTGACGCTAATTCTCCCCGCCGTCGCAGTTGCCAAACGGTGCTGGCGGTGATCATCGAGAATCTGGCGCGGGCGATCGCTCCCGTCCTCTCCCACATGGCGGAGGATATCTGGCAAAACCTGCCCTATGCCGCCCCCACCCAATCCGTGTTTGAGGCGGGCTGGGTCAAGCTAGAAGAGACCTGGCGGCAACCTGACCTAGCGGGCAAATGGTCCCAACTGCGGGCCGTGCGTCAAGAAGTGAATAAAGTGCTGGAGCAAGCCCGGGCAGAGAAGGCGATCGGCTCTTCATTAGAGGCCAAGGTGCTGCTTTATGTGGCGGATCAACCGCTGCGCGACACTTTGAACGCCATGAATCCATCAGAGGCTGTGGCGGCAGACAGCGTCCATGTGGATGAGCTGCGCTACCTCTTCCTCGTATCTCAGGTCGAGGTGCTCGCGACACCAGACAAGCTCACTCAGGCAAAATACCGCAGCGAGGCCGATCATCTCGGTGTCGGTGTCGTCGATGCCGAGGGTGAGAAGTGCGATCGCTGCTGGAACTACTCCACCAGCGTTGGTCAGTCGAGTGAACACCCGACGATTTGCGATCGCTGTGTCGAAGCGCTATCCGGTACGTTTTAG
- a CDS encoding HdeD family acid-resistance protein, translated as MNSPPNNRLKDFTQGILLIGVLLVLLGIAAIVTAIQAPGFIGFLMSGLFLVAGGARLVYSWQTRAEPGFRLKIGTGLLYLVASYLLFTALLQQYLALSTLLGMILLLQGVLEFAVARQLPPGNTRRWFVAMGVGAMFLGGLLVSSFKITLAWILGLVAALSLILPGGWLIFIASTMQTADAQKSRSR; from the coding sequence ATGAATTCCCCTCCCAATAACCGTCTGAAGGATTTCACCCAGGGTATTTTGCTGATCGGCGTGTTACTGGTGCTACTGGGAATAGCCGCGATTGTGACCGCGATCCAGGCTCCGGGGTTCATTGGCTTCTTAATGTCGGGATTGTTTTTAGTCGCAGGGGGAGCTCGGCTAGTTTACAGTTGGCAGACGCGCGCGGAACCGGGGTTTCGACTCAAGATCGGCACCGGTTTGCTGTATTTGGTGGCGAGCTACTTATTATTTACAGCGCTCCTGCAGCAATATTTAGCCCTATCAACTCTGTTGGGCATGATTTTGCTGCTGCAGGGGGTGCTGGAGTTTGCCGTGGCCAGACAGTTACCACCAGGAAATACGCGTCGCTGGTTTGTGGCGATGGGGGTAGGGGCAATGTTTTTGGGCGGCCTGTTGGTCAGCAGCTTCAAAATTACGCTGGCTTGGATCTTAGGATTGGTCGCGGCGTTGAGTCTGATTTTGCCGGGGGGCTGGTTAATCTTCATTGCCTCCACGATGCAAACGGCGGATGCCCAGAAGTCGCGATCGCGTTAG
- a CDS encoding ABC transporter substrate-binding protein: MSNSNELTRWEKIVGLVFAGIIMAVLITFIFSPPQEVNNLTAVIISFFIAAAAGYSGYLFSGKIEGVLPFSKAVIKASGASATFLIVFILTLNFLQDYKQPTDFDRDDVEPLSPTPEVSLSFGDSYFLKAGGSAQALELKESAVENFSRYLAGKGDNFDGLYLAQEEFERYLGDYRSASADSEISGEQITPNPNDPEARIYLNNVLTEIKAQNAERQVLKLVVAVPIAVDPDFSAEVLRGIAQAQYELLQSPEILKGALLEVGIADDKDDAEVAKELARKVANPESSIIATVGHYSTNLTKEVLDIYNTNKKILISPTATGIELSRDDISYFFRTATSDAVAAKQLAEHIQTYGIDIGNISVAYVYGDSYGESLSKSFFGNKRPASQCDLGKRGYNAQNDCVDPAVQNDANAFLLIPSSNDIVDEAIDIITAIGEEIKLLGGDSLYQPEIGQTAIIAEQASASRLTIAIPWHRKGCNSLNDNDNFEQLACDLWAGNNISWRSATAYDAVQVVTKAISDEYDESELESITPDASKLADRMRDPEFNAVGATGTISFLGTGDRKDTEEIGVLVQFKVVEESGEESRVSSPETVEKYDFVQI, encoded by the coding sequence ATGAGCAACTCAAACGAACTAACCCGATGGGAAAAAATTGTCGGACTTGTTTTTGCTGGTATTATTATGGCGGTGTTAATCACCTTCATTTTTAGTCCTCCCCAAGAAGTAAATAATCTGACAGCTGTCATTATTTCATTTTTTATTGCGGCGGCGGCGGGCTATTCTGGCTATCTATTCTCAGGAAAAATAGAAGGAGTGTTACCATTTTCTAAAGCTGTCATAAAAGCCTCTGGAGCCTCTGCTACTTTTTTGATAGTGTTTATTCTAACTTTGAATTTTTTGCAGGATTATAAGCAGCCTACTGATTTTGACCGAGACGATGTAGAACCTCTGTCGCCGACACCTGAAGTCAGTCTAAGTTTTGGAGACAGCTATTTTCTCAAGGCTGGAGGGAGCGCTCAGGCTCTGGAATTGAAGGAGTCTGCGGTGGAAAACTTTTCTCGGTATCTCGCGGGCAAAGGCGATAATTTTGATGGATTATACTTGGCTCAAGAAGAGTTCGAGAGATATCTCGGAGACTATAGAAGTGCGTCGGCAGATTCTGAGATTAGCGGAGAACAAATAACGCCTAACCCTAATGATCCAGAAGCTAGAATCTACCTTAATAATGTCTTGACCGAAATTAAGGCCCAAAATGCTGAAAGGCAAGTATTGAAATTGGTTGTAGCCGTTCCAATTGCAGTAGATCCAGATTTTTCCGCTGAAGTTCTTCGAGGTATTGCACAAGCTCAATATGAATTGCTTCAATCTCCTGAGATTCTCAAAGGAGCCTTGCTTGAGGTTGGAATAGCTGATGATAAGGATGATGCCGAAGTAGCGAAAGAATTGGCTCGGAAAGTTGCCAATCCTGAAAGTTCAATCATCGCTACTGTTGGCCACTACTCAACTAATCTGACAAAAGAGGTTTTGGATATATACAATACCAATAAAAAAATATTAATTTCTCCAACTGCTACTGGAATCGAGCTATCAAGAGATGATATTTCCTATTTTTTTAGGACTGCAACAAGTGATGCAGTAGCTGCCAAACAACTTGCTGAGCATATCCAAACGTATGGAATAGATATAGGCAATATCTCTGTAGCTTATGTCTACGGTGATTCTTACGGCGAATCTCTGAGTAAAAGTTTCTTTGGCAACAAACGCCCTGCTTCCCAATGTGATTTGGGTAAGAGAGGCTATAACGCTCAGAACGATTGTGTAGACCCAGCTGTCCAAAATGACGCCAATGCGTTTTTATTAATTCCAAGTAGTAATGACATTGTAGATGAAGCGATAGATATCATTACAGCGATAGGCGAAGAGATTAAACTCCTCGGAGGCGATTCTTTATATCAACCCGAGATCGGACAAACCGCGATTATTGCTGAGCAAGCCTCAGCTAGTCGATTAACTATTGCAATTCCTTGGCATCGCAAAGGTTGTAATTCTTTAAATGATAATGACAACTTTGAACAGCTTGCTTGTGACTTGTGGGCCGGGAATAACATAAGCTGGCGTTCTGCGACAGCTTACGATGCTGTTCAAGTAGTCACGAAAGCTATTTCCGATGAATACGATGAAAGTGAGTTGGAAAGTATAACTCCTGATGCTTCCAAATTAGCAGATCGTATGCGCGATCCTGAGTTTAATGCGGTTGGGGCTACAGGAACAATCAGCTTTTTGGGAACAGGAGACAGGAAAGATACAGAAGAAATTGGTGTCCTAGTACAGTTCAAGGTAGTAGAGGAGAGCGGGGAGGAATCTAGAGTATCCTCCCCCGAAACAGTCGAGAAGTACGATTTTGTTCAGATTTAG
- a CDS encoding GMC oxidoreductase encodes MLSDFRSLPIEHIETDICIVGAGPAGISLAREFIGHSLEVALLESGGIDADPDIQMLADGKNVGHAMPPMEVCKRQLGGNSNVWSIKIRPEQNQIGVRYVPYDEVDFEKRDWIPNSGWPFERSHLLPYYERAQQVCQLGDFAYTPDVWEGNDAPRLSVDASTVETGMFQFGPAKTFYADYRAELESARNVNIYTYATVVDIRVNDAGKAATAVKIAAPGGKEAWVTAKVFVLAGGGFQNARLLLAANQQHPAGLGNQYDVVGRYYHDHPQAVGGYFVPRNPQLLNRTALYDLRQVNGVPVMGFLRLSRAVQEREQLLNNNAILFPRPSQREADAVSSFKYLLQQMFGSNNWVMDPRAKTGFSSLLRRFPEKPLTHLTNVAWGFDYVLKAAYLAKTQKQSMLPNLGRGGWSEVPDNHRRFRQFEVMHLLEQSPDPDNRIVLSRDRDALGCQKLELHWSWSRDDAAQVIRAQRILAEELKRSGLGTFRVELDEAGLPKIGRPTGSAHLMGTTRMHDNPRYGVVDANCCVHGLHNLFVAGSSTFPTGGYANPTLTIVAMALRLGDFIKQDLERKSSPPVSTVVA; translated from the coding sequence ATGCTAAGTGATTTTCGCTCTTTGCCAATTGAGCACATCGAAACGGATATTTGCATTGTTGGTGCTGGGCCGGCTGGCATCAGCCTGGCGCGTGAGTTTATTGGTCACAGCCTGGAAGTGGCGCTACTAGAAAGCGGTGGGATAGACGCTGACCCAGACATCCAGATGTTGGCTGATGGCAAAAATGTAGGACATGCGATGCCCCCCATGGAAGTTTGTAAGCGCCAACTGGGAGGCAACTCAAATGTGTGGTCGATTAAAATTCGGCCTGAGCAAAACCAGATTGGGGTGCGGTACGTTCCCTATGATGAGGTTGATTTCGAAAAGCGAGATTGGATACCCAACAGCGGCTGGCCATTTGAGCGATCGCATCTCTTGCCTTACTACGAACGGGCTCAACAAGTTTGTCAGTTAGGCGACTTTGCTTACACGCCTGACGTTTGGGAAGGCAATGACGCGCCGCGACTGTCGGTAGATGCGTCGACCGTTGAGACGGGCATGTTCCAATTTGGGCCGGCAAAAACCTTTTATGCCGACTATCGAGCAGAGCTCGAATCGGCTCGCAACGTCAATATTTACACTTATGCCACTGTTGTTGACATCAGAGTGAATGATGCGGGGAAGGCTGCCACTGCGGTCAAAATTGCTGCACCAGGGGGCAAAGAGGCGTGGGTCACCGCTAAGGTCTTTGTGCTGGCGGGCGGTGGTTTTCAAAACGCGCGGCTACTGTTGGCGGCGAATCAACAACACCCGGCGGGGCTAGGCAATCAATATGATGTTGTGGGTCGTTATTACCATGACCATCCGCAGGCGGTTGGTGGCTATTTTGTCCCTCGCAATCCCCAGTTGTTGAATCGAACGGCCCTTTACGATCTTCGTCAGGTTAACGGAGTGCCGGTAATGGGGTTCCTGCGATTGTCGCGAGCCGTGCAAGAGCGAGAACAGTTGCTCAATAACAATGCCATTTTGTTCCCTCGTCCCAGTCAGCGCGAGGCAGATGCGGTGAGCTCCTTTAAATATCTCTTGCAACAAATGTTTGGAAGCAACAACTGGGTCATGGATCCCAGGGCGAAAACGGGATTCTCAAGTCTCTTGCGTCGCTTCCCAGAAAAACCACTGACTCATCTCACGAACGTGGCTTGGGGCTTTGACTATGTGCTCAAAGCCGCCTATTTGGCAAAAACTCAAAAACAATCTATGTTGCCGAACTTAGGACGGGGAGGTTGGTCTGAAGTACCGGATAACCATAGGCGTTTCAGACAGTTTGAGGTGATGCACTTATTGGAGCAGTCGCCAGATCCGGATAATCGCATTGTTTTGAGCCGCGATCGCGATGCTTTGGGATGTCAGAAGTTGGAGTTGCACTGGAGTTGGAGTCGTGACGATGCCGCCCAGGTCATACGGGCTCAGCGCATTTTGGCAGAGGAGCTAAAGCGCTCGGGATTGGGGACGTTTCGTGTGGAACTGGATGAGGCCGGACTCCCGAAGATTGGACGACCGACGGGCTCGGCCCACTTAATGGGAACGACTCGAATGCATGACAATCCTCGATATGGCGTTGTTGATGCGAACTGCTGTGTTCATGGTCTGCATAACCTCTTTGTCGCAGGCAGTTCCACTTTTCCCACAGGCGGATATGCCAACCCAACGCTGACGATTGTGGCCATGGCGTTGCGACTGGGCGATTTCATTAAGCAAGATTTGGAACGAAAATCTTCTCCGCCAGTTTCTACGGTAGTTGCCTAA